One segment of Fusarium oxysporum f. sp. lycopersici 4287 chromosome 7, whole genome shotgun sequence DNA contains the following:
- a CDS encoding hypothetical protein (At least one base has a quality score < 10), which produces MKSYILATSLLGSVGIASAAEYPSMIMDTWCITYLSTYLAPISGQPALSPSRHLTFFGNSSAATASYTNDQSIIASETVTTPTLDSGLSTLSVARTDSEAPSSGPMTGSLTEPIVTPSLSATDITSSTLPTSTGIVEPPGRSVIFLVQAPSNQKRDIKKREIGGFVGADNPDVCTFALTFNLAEGQLFVNGLPTSYAGEDYKALGVQDEDSFIQGSITKTFGTTGRTLFFRNSGLPNGEAGFCQDSSGQVYITFSASPPGCVPVTLGVYDVTQCQNGQLVGFETSTSALPVTSEETTLGPTTSEATTPEVTTPEAVSSGGVSSGKPTTAETTVSTEFNSLSSAEPSSTFSEPSGSEAFTTVSSQIVPTASSQIINTSTLTSSQIFGSVSSTVSSEPGTGVFSTVSSQTISSSASAISSEAPITVSSQIVDTSASTLTQTFGVVTSTIASSELVESSVTTQSSIFSSDLSTEASSSTEQEVTSLLTVTSDGPTDTTSETFGSTSETSSESASPSTLSSTEETTINESTTSSESTTEITSTTTEASTADTTTDLTSTTTTAAPPSECENTSNPYTVSGVDFTISCNSVVTGGTSVGTAPSSSFNQCVSFCVAFPSCVAIQYERATGSCTGFSAMGGTAANSAFDVAARV; this is translated from the exons ATGAAGAGTTATATTCTTGCAACAAGTCTTTTGGGGTCTGTAGGCATAGCTTCGGCAGCTGAATACCCTTCAATGATTATGGATACATGGTGTATCACGTACCTATCTACCTATCTTGCCCCGATATCTGGGCAGCCCGCTTTGTCACCGTCGAGACACCTCACGTTTTTCGGAAACAGCTCAGCTGCAACGGCCTCCT ACACAAATGATCAGAGCATAATTGCTTCGGAAACTGTAACAACACCTACACTTGACTCTGGCTTGTCGACTTTGAGTGTAGCACGAACTGACTCTGAGGCGCCATCCTCTGGTCCGATGACCGGATCCTTGACCGAGCCAATTGTCACACCTTCGCTATCTGCAACAGACATAACCTCTTCCACCCTTCCCACCTCCACCGGTATTGTTGAACCACCCGGACGATCtgtcatcttcctcgtccaGGCACCCAGTAACCAAAAACGCGATATTAAGAAACGAGAAATCGGAGGCTTTGTCGGCGCTGATAACCCAGATGTTTGTACCTTTGCTTTGACCTTCAACTTGGCCGAAGGTCAGCTGTTCGTTAACGGTTTACCGACGTCTTATGCTGGTGAGGATTACAAGGCGCTGGGTGTCCAAGATGAAGACTCTTTTATCCAGGGCTCCATTACGAAAACCTTTGGGACTACTGGCCGAACACTCTTTTTCAGGAACTCGGGCCTGCCAAATGGTGAGGCAGGTTTCTGTCAGGACTCTAGTGGCCAAGTATACATCACCTTTAGTGCTAGTCCTCCTGGATGCGTTCCAGTTACTCTGGGTGTCTATGACG TTACGCAATGTCAAAATGGTCAGCTTGTGGGTTTTGAGACTTCAACTTCCGCTTTACCAGTCACATCTGAGGAAACGACACTTGGGCCAACAACATCTGAGGCAACAACACCTGAGGTAACAACACCTGAG GCTGTCAGTTCCGGAGGTGTCAGCAGCGGAAAGCCTACAACAGCAGAAACGACCGTATCTACAGAGTTCAATTCTCTGAGCTCTGCTGAACCAAGTAGTACCTTTTCCGAACCATCTGGTTCTGAAGCATTTACCACCGTTTCCTCCCAGATTGTTCCCACCGCCTCCTCCCAGATCATTAACACATCTACCTTGACCTCTTCGCAAATATTCGGCTCTGTATCATCCACCGTTTCTTCCGAACCTGGTACTGGAGTATTTTCCACTGTTTCTTCCCAAACGATCAGTTCATCTGCCTCAGCCATTAGTTCTGAAGCCCCCATCACCGTTTCTTCCCAGATTGTTGATACATCTGCCTCAACCCTCACACAGACATTCGGCGTTGTAACATCTACCATTGCCTCTTCCGAACTTGTTGAATCTTCTGTCACCACCCAGTCATCAATCTTCTCCAGCGATTTAAGTACTGAGGCATCTTCGTCTACTGAGCAGGAGGTTACAAGTTTGCTCACAGTCACGTCAGATGGGCCAACCGATACGACCTCTGAAACTTTTGGCTCAACCTCAGAGACCTCGTCAGAGTCAGCTAGCCCAAGTACGTTGTCAAGTACTGAAGAGACAACTATAAACGAGTCTACGACCTCTTCAGAGTCTACAACAGAGATCACATCCACTACTACCGAGGCCAGTACCGCAGACACCACTACAGATCTCACGTCGACTACAACTACTGCAGCACCGCCCAGTGAGTGCGAGAACACAAGCAATCCATACACCGTCTCGGGTGTCGACTTTACTATCTCCTGTAACAGCGTTGTTACAGGCGGTACATCGGTAGGAACAGCTCCGTCAAGCAGTTTCAACCAGTGTGTGTCTTTCTGCGTTGCTTTTCCTTCCTGCGTTGCTATACAATATGAAAGAGCTACAGGGTCCTGTACCGGATTCAGTGCAATGGGTGGAACTGCCGCGAACAGTGcctttgatgttgctgcACGTGTCTGA
- a CDS encoding hypothetical protein (At least one base has a quality score < 10), with protein sequence MTSKETDVDISEETHAPQGSTLPFWKQTELRKLYLMMVFLFMGSTTLGYDSSLLNGLQTMGSWQTFFDHPEGSRLGIFGAMPGFGGLFVLLFAPYVADGLGRKKGTAIGCVIVIVGALMQCFPQKGHGPRRDALYLVGRFIMGCGSNISNATCPLLITEIAHPRHRGKITTVYNTLWYLGSIIAAWVCFGTLRNQTGNIQWVLPTGLQCLMPGIQLLAIFIVPESPRWLISKGREEEARKILVKYHGNGDDTDDFVRWEFTEIVNTIRLERESSDNGWAELWRTPGNRKRCGLIIATAIFSQCSGNGLVSYYLAAILKTIGITDAVTQAYINGGLTIWCWLVSLLAAFFVDRVGRRVLFLFAGIGMLISFTIWTACSAVYAKTESSAAGIAVVAMIFLFYGVAGAAWPGLTVSYTVEILPYNIRAKGLTLCFSCTALSGVFNQWVNPRGSQQLAWKFYFVHIVILVIECLVIYFFFVETKGPTLEEIAVLFDGQNSAAGIAKSQAQMKSAVTEVEHA encoded by the exons ATGACCTCAAAGGAAACTGATGTCGACATTTCAGAGGAGACCCATGCTCCTCAAGGCTCAACCTTGCCTTTCTGGAAACAGACTGAGCTGAGGAAGCTGTACCTTATGATGGTCTTTCTCTTCATGGGCTCGACTACCCTCGGCTACGACTCTAGCTTGCTCAACGGTCTCCAGACAATGGGATCATGGCAGACAT TTTTTGATCATCCAGAAGGAAGTCGACTAGGTATCTTTGGCGCCATGCCCGGCTTCGGAGGTCTCTTTGTCCTTCTCTTCGCTCCATATGTCGCCGATGGACTGGGTCGAAAGAAAGGCACGGCTATTGGTTGTGTTATCGTCATTGTCGGCGCTCTTATGCAGTGTTTTCCTCAAAAGGGCCATGGACCACGACGCGACGCCCTATATCTCGTCGGCCGATTCATCATGGGCTGTGGCTCCAACATTTCCAACGCCACTTGCcctctcctcatcaccgAGATCGCCCATCCCCGACATCGAGGCAAGATCACGACCGTTTATAACACGCTTTGGTATCTCGGGAGTATCATCGCGGCCTGGGTATGCTTTGGAACTCTGAGAAACCAGACTGGAAACATCCAATGGGTTCTTCCCACCGGACTGCAGTGTCTCATGCCTGGTATCCAGCTTCTGGCCATCTTCATTGTGCCCGAAAGCCCGCGATGGTTGATTAGTAAAGGACGTGAGGAGGAAGCTCGCAAGATTCTTGTCAAGTACCATGGCAACGGAGACGATACCGATGATTTTGTCAGGTGGGAATTCACTGAGATCGTCAACACCATTAGACTCGAGCGTGAATCATCAGACAATGGATGGGCAGAGCTTTGGCGTACCCCAGGTAACCGCAAGCGATGCGGGCTGATTATTGCTACTGCCATCTTCTCTCAGTGCAGCGGTAACGGTCTTGTCTCATACTAT CTTGCCGCGATTCTGAAAACTATCGGTATTACGGA CGCTGTCACTCAAGCATACATCAACGGTGGCCTCACCATCTGGTGCTGGCTTGTCTCCCTTCTCGCTGCTTTCTTTGTTGATCGTGTTGGACGAAGagttctcttcctcttcgctgGCATTGGCATGCTCATATCCTTCACCATTTGGACTGCATGCAGCGCCGTCTACGCAAAGACTGAATCGTCTGCTGCTGGTATTGCCGTCGTCGCTAtgatcttcctcttctacGGCGTGGCTGGTGCTGCATGGCCAGGATTGACAGTATCTTATACTGTTGAGATCCTACCATATAACATCAGGGCCAAGGGACTTACGCTCTGCTTTTCCTGTACAGCTCTATCAGGGGTATTTAACCAGTGGGTGAATCCTCGTGGGTCGCAGCAGCTTGCATGGAAGTTTTATTTCGTCCACATTGTGAT CCTGGTCATCGAGTGTCTCGTgatctacttcttcttcgtcgagACGAAGGGCCCTACTCTGGAAGAGATTGCCGTTCTTTTCGATGGACAGAACTCTGCTGCTGGGATCGCCAAGAGCCAAGCGCAGATGAAGAGTGCAGTTACAGAGGTTGAACACGCTTAG